One genomic region from Diabrotica undecimpunctata isolate CICGRU chromosome 9, icDiaUnde3, whole genome shotgun sequence encodes:
- the LOC140451027 gene encoding uncharacterized protein — MLLDTVAKISKETNKELFKNNMPGQTWYLGFLKRNPEISLREAESINKARAVVSEFTIRKWFLELENFFKQNNLLNIFSDPSRIFNCDESGFCLCPKSGKVLGPKGYKNLYSLKLGNEKENITVLMTFNASGKICPPLVLFSYVRPPKSVVENMPDGWILGKSEKGWMTSDVKFNGSLSLHAHHTTVVFGRLP, encoded by the coding sequence ATGCTTCTTGATACTGTAGCAAAAATATCTAAAGAGACGaataaagaactttttaaaaataatatgccgGGACAAACCTGGTATCTGGGATTTTTAAAGAGAAATCCCGAAATTTCTTTACGGGAAGCAGAAAGTATTAATAAAGCAAGGGCTGTAGTAAGCGAATTTACCATAAGAAAATGGTTCTTGGAATTGGAAAACTTCTTCAAACAAAACAACTTGCTTAATATCTTTAGTGATCCATCGAGAATTTTTAATTGCGATGAGTCAGGGTTTTGCCTTTGTCCAAAATCAGGAAAAGTTTTGGGACCTAAAGGGTATAAAAATTTGTACAGTCTCAAACTTGGAAATGAAAAAGAGAACATAACTGTTCTTATGACGTTTAATGCTAGTGGAAAAATATGTCCGccattagttttattttcatatgtTAGGCCTCCAAAATCAGTAGTTGAAAATATGCCAGATGGTTGGATCTTAGGAAAATCAGAAAAAGGATGGATGACATCCGATGTCAAATTCAATGGAAGTTTATCCCTCCACGCTCACCACACCACGGTGGTATTTGGGAGGCTGCCATAA